The proteins below are encoded in one region of Sminthopsis crassicaudata isolate SCR6 chromosome 1, ASM4859323v1, whole genome shotgun sequence:
- the ZAP70 gene encoding tyrosine-protein kinase ZAP-70, with protein MPDAAAHLPFFYGSISRAEAEEHLKLAGMSDGLFLLRQCLRSLGGYVLSLVYDLHFHHYPIERQLNGTYAIAGGKPHCGPAELCEFYSKDADGLPCPLRKPCNRPSGMEPQPGVFDSLRETMVRDYVRQTWKLEGDALEQAIISQAPQVEKLIATTAHERMPWYHSSISREEAERKLYSGSQHDGKFLLRPRKEQGSYALSLIYGKTVYHYLINQDKSGKYCIPEGTKFDTLWQLVEYLKLKADGLIYCLKEICPNANASTAAVVAAPTLPVHPSMPRRNDTLNSDGYTPEPARLSKSQGEKSRVLPMDTSVYESPYSDPEELKEKKLFLKRENLIIDEVELGSGNFGCVRKGVYKMRKKQIDVAIKVLKSANEKAEKEEMMKEAQIMHQLDNPYIVRIIGVCKAEALMLVMEMAIAGPLNKFLSAKKEEVPVSNVVELLHQVSMGMKYLEEKNFVHRDLAARNVLLVNQHYAKISDFGLSKALAADDSYYTARSAGKWPLKWYAPECINYRKFSSRSDVWSYGVTMWEAFTYGQKPYKKMKGPEVIKFIEEGNRMDCPPECPPDMYTLMRDCWIYKWEDRPGFSDVEQRIRTYYYSLASKAEGISEALQEAKATSA; from the exons ATGCCAGATGCAGCTGCCCACCTGCCCTTCTTCTATGGGAGCATCTCGAGAGCAGAGGCAGAGGAGCACCTGAAACTGGCAGGTATGTCAGATGGGCTCTTCCTGCTGCGCCAGTGCCTCCGTAGCCTTGGGGGCTATGTTCTCTCACTGGTATATGACTTGCACTTCCACCATTACCCCATTGAGCGTCAGCTGAATGGCACCTATGCCATTGCTGGAGGCAAGCCTCATTGTGGTCCAGCGGAGCTCTGCGAGTTCTACTCCAAGGATGCTGATGGCCTCCCCTGTCCCCTGCGTAAGCCTTGTAACCGGCCCAGTGGTATGGAGCCCCAACCAGGAGTCTTTGACAGTCTTCGAGAGACCATGGTTCGAGACTATGTGCGCCAGACCTGGAAACTAGAG GGTGATGCCCTTGAGCAGGCCATTATCAGCCAGGCCCCCCAGGTAGAGAAGCTCATTGCCACCACAGCCCATGAGAGGATGCCCTGGTACCACAGCTCCATCTCCAGAGAGGAAGCAGAGCGTAAACTCTACTCAGGCTCCCAGCATGATGGCAAGTTTTT GCTCAGGCCCAGGAAGGAGCAAGGCAGCTATGCTTTATCCCTCATCTATGGCAAGACTGTCTACCACTACCTCATTAACCAGGACAAGTCTGGCAAGTACTGCATTCCTGAGGGCACAAAGTTTGACACCTTGTGGCAG CTGGTGGAGTATTTGAAGCTGAAGGCAGACGGGCTTATCTACTGCCTAAAAGAGATTTGTCCTAATGCCAATGCTTCTACTGCTGCTG TGGTTGCTGCTCCCACGCTTCCAGTCCATCCTTCCATGCCT AGAAGGAATGACACCCTCAACTCTGATGGATATACCCCTGAGCCAG CTCGTCTGAGCAAGAGTCAAGGGGAGAAGTCTCGGGTCCTGCCCATGGACACCAGCGTGTATGAGAGTCCCTACAGTGACCCCGAGGAGCTCAAGGAAAAGAAACTCTTTCTGAAAAGAGAGAATCTGATTATCGATGAGGTGGAGCTGGGCTCAGGAAATTTTGGCTGCGTGCGCAAGGGAGTCTATAAGATGAGGAA GAAGCAGATTGATGTGGCCATCAAGGTGCTTAAGAGCGCCAATGAAAaggcagagaaggaagagatgatgAAGGAGGCCCAGATCATGCACCAACTGGACAACCCCTACATTGTGCGAATCATCGGTGTGTGCAAGGCCGAGGCCCTCATGCTGGTCATGGAGATGGCCATTGCGGGGCCTCTAAACAAGTTCTTGTCTGCCAAGAA GGAGGAAGTCCCTGTGAGCAATGTTGTAGAGCTGCTGCACCAGGTGTCCATGGGCATGAAAtacctagaagaaaaaaattttgtgcACCGTGACCTGGCTGCCCGAAATGTCCTACTGGTCAACCAGCACTATGCCAAGATCAGTGACTTTGGTTTGTCCAAGGCACTGGCAGCTGATGATAGCTACTACACC GCTCGCTCAGCAGGGAAGTGGCCACTGAAATGGTATGCCCCAGAGTGCATCAACTACCGGAAATTCTCCAGCCGAAGTGATGTATGGAGCTATGGAGTCACCATGTGGGAGGCTTTTACCTATGGCCAGAAGCCCTATAAG AAAATGAAAGGCCCCGAGGTCATCAAATTCATTGAAGAGGGGAATAGGATGGACTGCCCTCCTGAGTGCCCACCAGACATGTACACGCTCATGAGAGACTGTTGGATATACAA GTGGGAAGATCGTCCAGGCTTCTCAGATGTGGAACAGCGCATCAGAACCTACTATTATAGCCTGGCCAGTAAGgcagaagggatctcagaagctcTTCAAGAAGCGAAAGCCACCAGTGCCTGA